cctgctcttcctcccaaACCTCTCCCCTTTTCTGGGAAGCCGCCTGCCCCTCTAGCCAGTCTGGCTGGGATGGTCCCTTCTGAGGCAGCAGGACCAGTGGGCAGCCAGGCTGTGGTTACCATGGGGCGACTGGAGCTAGGCAGGTGGGAGCCCAGGTGGGGCctccctcagtttcccctcctcgGAAGCCACGTTGCCTTCCCCGGGGTGACACTATCATCATCACAGTCTCCCTGATTCGCCAGTGTCTGGGCCCCTCTTCCTGGCCCCCGCCCTACCTGGGGACCTGGTCAGACCGGGGTTTGAGTCCTGGTTCTTGTTTCCCTGAGGGATCTCCAGCAGATCCCCGGCCCCCTTGGCACGCTGGTTTGTCCCGCATGTGGTGGGAATGACGGTCCTGACACGGTGTGTGTGAGCAGGCACCTGTGATGCAAAGCGAGTCCCACGCGCAGCCTGTGTGGGTGGAGAtgcgtgcacgtgcgtgtgcCCATGTCCTGCGGCCCCACGGGCAAGCTCCCCGCGGGCAAGCTCCCCGCGTGCTCTCTCTGCAGGACCAGGTAGAGCAGGTGAGCAGGCGGATTCCAGCTCTTTCTGAGCTAGTCAAGGAGACCTGGTGATTGCTgccactctgaccctcctccaccctgcccccgccAGCGCCAACCCCAGGATCCCTGGGCTCTCTGGAGGAGGGACTTGGGTGACAGTCACTGTTGCCAAACGGTGGCACCCTGCGGAGCCCTCCTGGAGCCGCGTGTTCTTCCAGAGTGCAGGTctgacagaagcagggagagaaatcCCGGGCCCCCCACCCTGTCTCCTggcttcccctccaccccccagccctcctgAGAGGTTCCCGGGAACTGGTATGAAAAccagggggaagggggggtgcctgggtggctcagtcggttaggcgtctgcttcttggttttggctcaggtcatgatctcagggccgtgagatcgagccccatgtcgggctcttcactcagcaaggagtctgcttgagattctctctccctctgccccccacccccgtacaCAcgctcgttcactctctctcttgaaGAAATAAGTAAATCCTAATAAAATAACCAGGGGGCCTGTTCCACCCATTTGAGGGCAGCCCCTGACAGCCAGAAGGGTGGTGGGAActggaaataaaatcattactCGCTGCTGAACACCCATTGTTTCATGGGTGAGACCGTAGAAGCCCAATACAGATAAGCCACTTGTCGCTCAGGCTCCTGCCCTGCCAAGTGGTCAGGCACATCTGAGGTCCTCTGAGGGCCTTCCCTGCTCGGTCCTCCCAGGGTGGGACCTCTGATTCCATCCTCCTCTGACAGATAAGGGCACCGAGGCCCAGAGGGCAGGGACTGGCCGGGGTCCCACAGCTGGCCTGCACCTCTGTCCCCATCTCTGCAACCCGCCCTGCCCGGAGGACCCATCAGTCACAGGCCCACCTTCCATGTGtcatccccttccctccccttgcaGAGCTGCCCTCCTCGGAGCACCTGAGTGTGGCGGACGCCACCTGGCTGGCCCTGAACGTGGTGTCAGGCGGGGGCAGCTTCTCCAGCTCGCAGCCCATCGGCGTGACCAAGATAGCCAAGTCGGTCATCGCCCCACTGGCCGACCAGAACATCTCCGTGTTCATGCTCTCCACCTACCAGACAGACTTCATCCTGGTGAGCCGGGGCCCTGCTCAGAGAGAGGTCAAGGGTACCTTGGGGTCATGGGTCAAGTGTCAGCATGGCCCCGGTGGGACCGTGGGGCTCCGTGCAGCCCCACACACCGCCTATTTGTTGCAGACCGTGCTGGGTTCGACCTGGAGGCCAGGATGTGAGGGCTGGGAGCACATGCAGGGAGGGGTGGCAAGAGTGTCTGGTCACAGGGCCCGCAGGGGTTCCAggctcccatcccccaccagcgtggcgggagggatgggggaagctGGTTCTGGGCGCAAAATCTCAGAATCAAGGGGGTCGGTGCCCGTGGTCGGGGACCACGGGACACTCACATCCTTGACTCCCCATCCCCAGGTGCGCGAACGGGACCTGCCCTTTGTTACTCACACCTTGTCATCAGAGTTCACCATCCTGCGGGTCGTCAATGGAGAGACGGTAGCAGCTGAGAACCTCGGCATCACCAATGGCTTCGTGAAGCCCAAGATGGGTGAGTTGAGGGGGCTCTCTGCAGGGCAGACCTCGAGAAGTCGCCAGGACCTACCCCAGAGCAACCCCATTCTCAGAGCATTCATTAAGCACCAGGCATAACACAGTGCGACAGTCCTGGTCAGACCCTGCTCTCGAGGTCTAACAAGGGCAGGGGACGTGGACACAACCAGTGATGGCCAGAGGCCACTCCTCACCCATCCAGGGTATCAGGACGGGCCTCCCAGAGGCAACGACTCTCTAACTGAAGCTTGGAGTCCAAGTAGGAGCTCAGCCTGGTGGTAGAGGTTGGAAAGGTCTTCCATTCCAGGCAGACAGCagggcatgtgcaaaggcccgggGGTCTGGAAGTGAGCCTGGAGAATCAGGAGAGTCGTGGGTGGTACTGGAGGCTGCAGAAGGTACAGGGGCAGGTCCCCCAAAGCAGCTGCCTGCTGACCCCACCCCTCATCgggccctcctcctgccccatgcCTCTCCTCCTCCCGGCCTCAGTGCCCACTGTCTTTGCTCTCGCAGTCCAGAGGCCTGTCATCCACCCTCTGTCCAGCCCAAGCAACAGGTTCTGTGTCACCAGCCTGGACCCTGACACGCTTCCTGCGGTCGCCACACTTCTCATGGACGTCATGTTCTACTCCAACGGGTACGGCCCCCTTGGACGTGAGAGGCTGCGGGGTGGGCCAAGGGGACACGACTCTGCctgggagccccagtctgagtgGGGAGACACAAAAGCCACCACCTGCCCTGGAAGCTAGTCTGGGAGGGGGTGGATCATGGCTCTACCCAAAAGCTGTGCTCTGAGAATCCCAAAACTTGGTGAAGCCCCAGGGCCATATGTCCATGAAATGAGCACCCCACTCACTGTCCCCTGAGCTCCAAGGGCAAGCCGGGTCAGCAGGGGAGCCAGGAGCTCGGGGGTTTTCATTCGGCAGACAAGAGGCTTTGCATTTTACCTCGGAGCAGATTTTAGCGGGGTGGGACCAGGGGCCAGTGAGCTGGCAGTGACCACACACTGTGCCCCAAGCTGTGGCTCGGCGCAGGGACAGAGAAACCCTGTCCAGCAAGGGGCGGGGGTGGTCTGCACCGAGAGCCGGCTGGGTCTCTGGCTCTGTGAAGTGTGGTGCTCACCTCCGTGAACGCCGTGGACTCGTCTGCATCTCAGATGGGGAGACCGAGGGTGGGAGCAGAGGTTCAGGGTCACCCAGCAGGGCAGGATCAGGGCCAGGGCTTGGCCCCAGCTTTCCCAGGCTGGTGGGCCGGCGGGCAGGCCAGGTGGGGGTATGGGTGTGGCGGGGGGTCCACTGCATCCCTCACCACCCCACCCGCTGGCCCCCAGAGTGAAAGACCCCATGGCTGCCGGGGAGGACTGTGGCCATATCcgcttcttctccttctccctcattgAGGGCTACATCTCCCTGGTGATGGACGTGCAGACCCAGCAGAGGTGAGTGGCCCAACTTATGGACGACACGCAGTTCAGACAAAGGCCCGGGGCCGTCGGGGTGCTGTTGGTCCCTCAGACCCCTCtctggagctgggtgggggggaaggtgtTCCAAAGCCcactcccagccctgccttcccaTTCTCCCCCACATGAGGGGGGCTTAGGAGGGGGCCCCGACGGCAGCAACAGCTCCAACCAAGGGATCACGACCAACGTCAGCCTCTggggtttgtctctctctccttgttaAGGTTCCCTAGTAATTTGTTGTTCACCAGCGCATCTGGAGAGCTCTGGAAGATGGTGCGGATCGGAGGACAGCCCCTGGGATTTGGTGAGccccagggaggggggagggcggggacTGCACCAGCAGGCGGGGGCCTAGCATTGCCCAGCGCCGTCCGTCAGGGCTCACTCACCCTGCGGTACAGACAGGGAGGCTGAGGCTTAGGGAGCTGACATCCCCACCGCCATCGGCCCTTGACCAGCGAGTGACAGGAGGTGCAGGCCTTCAACCAAAGTGCTCTTATTTCTCCTGCACTAGAGATTGCATTCCTGTTGCTTATTACCCCATTGCGGGGCACAATACAAGTTGaaaaggaaggggcgcctggctggctcagtcggccaagcggccgactcttgatctcagcgcaggtcatgatctcaggatcgtgagttcaggccctgccgttgggctccatgctgggcgtagagtcttcttgaaaaggaaaaaaatcacgtTTAGTCCCAGCTGCTCACAGGCAATGGATATTGTTCCAATGAGTGCCGTTCACATAAATACATGCAATTGCTGTCAGACTCCGGCACCCCAGCACTCACCCCAAAATACCTCCCCATTTCTGTCCTGGGAGGGAGCAGCTTCTCCTCCGTAGCGATGACCTGATCGTACGGAGGACATCTGCAGAGATTCCCTAAGAGTCTCTAGTCTCAGTTTCCACAGCTGCCCAAACAGCATCGTTGGCAGCGAGTTTTGTCCACAAGCGTGTTCCAAGGGGCCCCGGGGCTCGGAGTCCTCGGTAGTTAGCAGGGCCGCGTGGCACCGATTTCGCCCGGGGCTGGGTAGAGGCCACTGGCCTGTTGAGCTGGAACCCGGGAGAGGCTCTTGGTCGTCCCTGGGAAGCATCCTCCAGAAGCCCTGGTGGGACTGGTGAACGCTGATTTCCCACAGATACAGTGAATGAAGAACGTTCCCGATGAGGCCCAGACTGCTCCAGGGGCCATCATGTCAGCCCTTGGATGCTCAATTCCTAGGACGGGAGATGGAGGTGGCAGGGCCTTTTGACCTGGGGGCGAAGGGTGGGTGAGGGAGCCAGGTTCTGCCTCCTGCCTCACCTGCCTGTGGATGAGCTTGCAGGTGGACGGGTCCCCCCAGCTCCGCTCACATGAAGGCCAAAGCCAGAGCCATCCTGGGGGCAGGACAGTGGGCCACTCTGTGGAGTGCTAGGAAGTGTACACTGAAGGTTCCTGGTCCGACCCTGGGGCCCAGCCTGCCTCTCGTGGGCGGGGGGGAGCCTCCTTCGCCACAGACCCCAGCGTTTCTCCTGCCCACTTTGGCTGCCCGGTGCGGGGTCGTGGGGATTGAGCGCTGGAGCAACTCCTCACCGAGGCTGTTAGAAACGACGTGAGCACAGGCAGGTTGTCTACCCTCTGAGCCTCGGTCCCCCAGTATGCCATCCTAATAAGGACGATGGTAGATGCCTCGCCTGGGTGCTGAGCAGGGCGTGTCTGCCATACCAGGTGCTCAGCTGTCCTTGTCACGTGTCGGGCCCGGGTGGCTCAGGGAAGGGTCGGGAAGGGTAAGGCTCCCCAGAGAAGGTGCCTGGTGACCTGGCAACACCTGTCCGCGGCACCCACGTGGCTCCAGGTGGCCATGCCCAGGGTGCAGGGTCCAAAGGTAGAAAGGGTAGAAGAACCTAGCCAGGTCgccccaggcagaggggcagagtcCTGATGCGGGACCGAGGGgtctggaggtggaggggagtggcagagctCTGGCGGGCGGCGGGGCGCCACCAGGAGACTGCGTCCATCAGAATAGCGTCTCTCATGCAACCACAGAAGGTCCcgatgaaggaggaggaaaggggatggGGACGGAATCCAGATGTGTAGCCGTCGGGCCTGTGTGTCGGACGCCCCGTGCGCGGGCAGCCAGAAGGGTGTGCGCCGCGGCCACGCTCGCCTCCCAGCCAACAGCTGGGAGCTGCCTGCGCAGGACAGCGTGGGCTCTAGGGCCACCCTGACGGCTGTAAATAGCCCTGCAAGGAAGAGAGCTTGCCGAGGATCTGCAGGATCCCAGACCAGCTCATTCCGTAGGTTTGTGAGCGTGGTTTGGAGTAAACGCGGCTTCCCCCCGAACCCAGCGCGCCTACGTGCGAACAGCTCCAGAACCGTCCTCGGTCCAGCTCTGTGCTGTGTGTGCCATCTGGGCTCCCCCCTTAGCCATCCCGTCGCTTTATAAAGTGCGCGTCACCAGCCTTCTGAACTGACGTGACAGGTGGGTCCCAACCCGAAGTCAGAAAGGCATCGTTCTCGACTCCAATCTCCTAACCCCGTTTTTATGGGAATAGTTGCGTCCGTAGTGAAAGGATCTTAGGGGACGAGTCTCCACCACGTGGTGGCGCAGACAGACGGGCACCAGATGTACAGACCCTGGGCCTGCCCAGCCACCCAAAGGGCCCGGCAGACCAAGCGGAGAGCAGGAGCTTGAGAAGCCCACAGAGTCACCACACAGGTCCAGGGCTGGGCTGACGGCAGCAGGACTGGGGCCAGGGAGTGAAGGAGCagaagggaggctggagggggTGACGATGGGGTGTTGGAGGGGTGGAGCCCGGGCCGGTTCCCAGGCTCCAGCCTCAGAAGCGCGAGGGGAGCTGACGACCCGATCTGGACTCTCCCACCCAGTCGGGAACAGCATTGGGAAAAGGCATCGTCGTCAAAATCGGAATAGTGGCTTGGGGGGAAACAACCTGAAACCTTGGAAGGGGTTGTGTTGGTCGCACAGAGCGGTCCTCGGACCCTGGaggtcttcctggaggaggaagccTTGTGTGGTGCCTTCAAATCAGGCAGGGAGCCGGGGTTGAGGAGAGGATGCACCCCTGCTTTGGAGGtcgagagggagaaagaagcccGTTCCGGCCCCAGGCAGATGCCTGGCACTAGTTTTAGGACCACCCCGCTGGCCTCCACAGATCATTACCCGGTGGGGACTCTGAGGAGGAAGCCGATGCTCACAGAGCGGAAGTGACTTGACCACAGCCTTCTGGCTAGAAGAGAGTCAGAGGGCGACAGGAAAGAGGGCCTGAACCCACATCCTCCCGTTGGCCACATTGCGTCCGGCTCTGTCTCAGAGAACTCGCGAGAGTcgggagcaggcagagggtgacCAAAGCTGGACAGAGCTGGGCTCCGCGGAACCCTGGGACAAAAGCTCGTTGCCGgccagggagggtcagagaaggcTCCTGGGTGGAGGGGCCTCTGCGCTAAGCCTTCAGGGCGGGGGGCAGGAGCGCTGGGAAATCATGGGGGCGTGGCCGGCCCcggcagcaggggcaggggggaggctgGCCGAGGATGCTGAGCGTGGTCCCCCCGCCTGTGTCCCCAGATGAGTGTGGCATCGTGGCCCAGATCTCCGAGCCCCTAGCTGCTGCGGACATCCCCGCCTACTACATCAGTACCTTCAAGTTCGACCACGCGCTGGTGAGTGTCCAGCAAGGCCCCCGGGGCAAGGGCTGCCGGTTCGGGGCTCACGGGTTcttgcctccccctgccccctcgcAGGTGCCCGAGGAGAACATCAGTGCCGTCATCAGCGCCCTGAAAGTCAGCCAAGCAGAGAAGCATTAGGAGGgcctcttctgctcctccctgtctgcccccccaggcctgggcccagcCCCTACCCTGAAGATTCTTCTCGCAGTATTTCTCACAGACTGGAAAATCGGCCCCAGGGTCCCCCAAGAAGGGGCCTCTGGGAGACACCCCCGATTGCTTTCCCTGCCAGGCCCGGGGCCCAAGCCAAGACCTCCCCgtgccctcctgccttcctggagcCCCCAGACCCTCCAGAGAACCCCtaacctcctcctccccccactcctacTCCAGAAAACGGTGTCCGAGGCCCAGGGAGTTCACAAGCCCACCCACCTTCCCACCTGGCCTTGCCTACAGCTGGGGGCAGATGCTGAAGGAAGCAGGGGCCTCCTACGAAACAATGGGGTTCTGATCCTCACGTCATCTTGGGGAGGGAGCTGGCTGAGTGGGGCTGAGTTCACGGAGCCAGGGGAGGCCCCCGTGAGGACCTGGGGCTGGATGTTGTGGTCGCTGGTCTCTGGATCCATCAGCTCCGGGCTGGTTCCCGCAGAGTGGAGGCCAGTGGGCGGCCCTTGGGTCACGGGCTGGGGCAGCTCTGACAAGCCTGGGTGGGGCCCCCGAGCTGGGGAGGACCCGCGCCACCCAGAATTCCGCCTGCCGTCCAGAGGGCTTCTGCCCCGACTCCCAGCAAGACTGCCAAGGAGGCCCTGTCCAGACCCTCCCCACCGTAAGCACTCACGCCTGGGGGCGGTTCCCAGGAGACCCACCAGCCTGGGGCACGAGCGCCTGTCCCCTGTTGCTTTCTCCGGACCCTACTTGGGCGAGGCAGAGCCTTGGTTTTCCCCAAGCAGGGGCATCCCCAGCATTCTGGACCTGGGGTTTCTTGGgtcacccccactccccagcagTTGACTAGACCAGCACAGGGTTCCCCCGTTaatcctgcccccctcccctgccccactttTGGGGGACGTGGAAGGCCTCTGGCCCCCAActcacctgcctgcctgcccctcagCTGGGGGACTGTGGCACTCATGAGTACTTGACCTGGGGGGCAGCTTATCTGAGCCTTAATAGAGAAACTGTACCGTACGTTTTagtttcttatttaatatatttgcGCCCAGGCTGCAGTTTTCAGGGGACGGGGCCTACTGAGTTCTTTTGGGGGGCCCAGAGGCTCAGCGTCACTCGGCTGGTGCCCTGTGGCTCCAGGGACAGGCATGAGAATCGGGAGGTGTCCCAGGAGCGTTGGCCCTCTCTTTGGAGCAGGAAGCTGGCCGCAGAGGTCTGTTGCAAGATCAGGGTCCCCGCCGGGGCACCCCACACGGAGCTGCGCACGCAGCCCCACTGACAGGTGCGCAGGGAGCCGTGGTCCTGTCTGAGCATCAGAGGGGACCCAAAGGCCACAGGGTGGTGGGCAGTCAGGTGGCAGGCCAGCTGAGGTGGCCTTGTACCCCTGGAGGCTGGCCAGGGAGAATGGGGTGAGCCCCCCGTGCCTCCCCTCCCACCGGGGGTGCTTCCCAAGCGAGCTGGACCAGAGGGTCCACTGAGGCTCCCACCCTCCCTGATGCTCCTTCTCGGGCAGCACGGCTGACTTCGGCGCCGTTCCTGAGAAGCTCAGAAGAGAGAGGACGTTCCCTTAGGCCAAGGGCTTGTGTgggccccactccccaccttctcccagcGTTGTGGGACCCCCTGAGTCCAGGCAGCCCACCACGGAAGAGCCGTGGGTCTGGATCCTTGAAGATGCTCAGGGCCCAAGCACTGATTAGGaacccacttcttttttttttttttttttaagttaattcatTTTGCACAAAGCTCCAAAACAACCAAAACGTGTCCACTGCTTGCCGGCTCCAAAACGGGGGCGCACGAGCGGGCAGGGAGGGACCCGAAGCCCTGagtcccctttctctctccttggaaGGCCTTGATTTTCCGTGGCGCGCCTCTCCAGACTCCCTCCTGTCAGGTCCCTGATGGTGTCACCTCTCCGCCTtccctccctgccgagcaagtgTGTCGGCGCCGTGACCCCAGAAACGTGTGCTACCCAGACCCCCCCCCCGAGAACGTATCTATTGTACACACCTATAAATACCTGTGTTTTATGTTGATATAGATATATACTGTAAATAGCATATATACTTGAGCAATATATATGTTAATACATGCCATGTGAGCACGCACACGCGTGTGTGCACAGTACGTGGACGCGGACCCCactgtgtgtgcgcgtgtgtgggCGTGAGGGCCTCCGCCCGCCGTGTCTGCTCTGCACACAGGCACGTTTTGAGCCACcgtatatttttaaatcaagtataTAGGCAATACCTTATCAGAGAAGCCGTGACTtgagagagaaacaaaaccagCAGCCCAAGAGCGGAGCCCCCGGAAAGCTGGATTCAGCCCCATCCCGCAGCCCCATTTCCATGGCCAAGGCCCCTGGACACCCTTGTTTGGTCTGGGGGATGGTGGTACGGAGGCAGGAGTGATGGCATTTCTTCTGACTCCACAGCAGAAAGGCCCTCTCCCCGTTGCCCTGAGCCCGAACACCTGGGCAGGGAGGTGGTCCCGCTCCAGCTCTCCACCCAGGGTCCCCCCCCGCACCCCTACATGGTTGTTCTGCGTCTTTTTCACCCGCACGCTTAGAAACCACAGGTTCTtttcccaggcctcctcctgGATACTGGCCCTGTCTAGCCAGAAAAAGGACCAGTGCCCTTGACCTTGTGTCCAGCAGGGGCTGGGCGAGGCCTGGGCCCGAGCAGCCACCTGGAGCTTCCCCTCGCCGCTCCCCTCTCGCTGTCTGCGTGCCCGTGAGGAGCGTAGTCGCAGGGACTTGGTTTCCACGGCAGTTTGGGGGGAAGaatgtccccccctcccccgcccccccccggtTTGCTGGGTTGGTGGCTCTCCAGACCCACAGGGCCGAGGCTCTCTTGGCTCTGGCTGGCCAGGCCCGTGgcgggggcagggagatggggctCCCGAGCAAGGCTGCCGAGGGGAGGGGTGAGTGGTGGCCCCGGGCCTGCCGCCTGGGCTCTGGGTGTGTGTGGATTTGCCTCTGTGTCACCCCCTGGTAAGAAAAGCCCACGCCAGCTAAAGGCCACGCCTGCCCCATCCCTGCGCGCTACAGAGAAGCGTGACCACCCCTGTCTCTGTGGCTCAACCCTCAGGGTGGGTTCCTCTGGTTCCTGAGAAACAGCTTTCTCCCTCAGCACCCCGACTCACCTCTCAGCACCCCGTCTCGGCGGAGCAGAGGTGGGCGGGGCCAGCGCTGCGCCTCCTTCCTCCATGGGGGGGTCTCCAAAGCCCAGGGCACACATCCAAGCTAAAGAGGTGTGCGGACTTCCCAACCCCGGGATCCAGGGGGTCCAGAGTCTCCCAAGCACCAGCGTTCTCCCCCTTCCACCAACTGCAGGCCACGGGCCCCTGGTGGGACCCAGAGCCGCCTGCTGTGGCCTCCCCCATCAGGCAGCATGGCCTTGGTGACCAGTGCGGTGTCCGGAAGAAGATTCGTGGTCTGGCGAGGCTTGTCCCCTGTGAGGTGACAGAGGATGGGCCTGGAGGTCAGGAGAGAAGGTTCTGGTTTGATGGGTAGGGTGAGGCCCCGGTCCCAAGCCAAGGGCACCAGTCACCTGATAATCAAAGatgaacccccccaccccacccctgaccGGCCCCTCCTGGCCGCATTTCTCAGGCTCACCATTAGGAGTCCCTGGGCCACCCTTCTGGGCCTCTGGATCTGCACGTGGGGACAACTTGGGCCCTTCCCAGCCAGGGCTAAGAGGGGCCTTGAGGATTTCCCAGGCGTCAGCAGAGCACTCCTGTGCTCTGTGACCCAGGAGTTTTTGATGCCACTTCCTGAGTGAAACCTGAGTGGGGGGTAGGCGGAACCTCCCCATAGATCTGTGTCCCCCGTAAGTGGGGGCAGCCGGTCACAGCCGCTGGGAAATAGAGCAGGCGTCTGGCCTGGTGAGCAGAGCTTGAGGGGGGAGGATAATGgagtctcccccccaccccaccccacccccaaagacaCGAGTTTTGGCTTTTCAGGTTTTCCCAGATGCTGTGCTGGTGGAAGGGCTCGGCCTGGAGGGGGCAGTAGCCTCCTTCAAAGGGGCTGCCAGGTGCCGAGCCAACCAAGGTGGCCGCGGGGTGGTCAGCCCAGCTGAGGGCGGGCTTGGGGCGAGAGGCCGGGTGCTCCTGAGGGGAGTTGAGCCCTGTATACCTTTTCCTATCTCAGAGCTCCTCCCAGCTagttttctccccttcattttcaaATTGGAGGCAACACCAGGGCAAGCTTCACTGTCTCTCGTATCCTTTCCTTAGACCCTGGGAGGAAGCCACGGGGTGGGCCGTGGCCTTCAGCTTTGACGTCCACGGCCTCCTGTATGAAACCTGCTCTGTTGAGAAGGCGAGGCCCAGGCGGGGGAGCTGTTGGCCGAGCAGCCTGCTGTCCTTGGGGCCGATGGCACCAGGAGTGGCCccgggacagagggagaggcctGCGGCCTGGCCCGTGGCATCCGTGGCTGGGAGGGAGTTTGAGGCTCTTGGATCAAAGGTAGGGGGA
The sequence above is drawn from the Neomonachus schauinslandi chromosome 5, ASM220157v2, whole genome shotgun sequence genome and encodes:
- the CASTOR2 gene encoding cytosolic arginine sensor for mTORC1 subunit 2 isoform X2; its protein translation is MELHILEHRLQVASVAKESIPLFTYGLIKLAFLSSKTRCKFFSLTETPEDYTIIVDEEGFLELPSSEHLSVADATWLALNVVSGGGSFSSSQPIGVTKIAKSVIAPLADQNISVFMLSTYQTDFILVRERDLPFVTHTLSSEFTILRVVNGETVAAENLGITNGFVKPKMVQRPVIHPLSSPSNRFCVTSLDPDTLPAVATLLMDVMFYSNGYVKDPMAAGEDCGHIRFFSFSLIEGYISLVMDVQTQQRFPSNLLFTSASGELWKMVRIGGQPLGFDECGIVAQISEPLAAADIPAYYISTFKFDHALVPEENISAVISALKVSQAEKH
- the CASTOR2 gene encoding cytosolic arginine sensor for mTORC1 subunit 2 isoform X1; protein product: MELHILEHRLQVASVAKESIPLFTYGLIKLAFLSSKTRCKFFSLTETPEDYTIIVDEEGFLELPSSEHLSVADATWLALNVVSGGGSFSSSQPIGVTKIAKSVIAPLADQNISVFMLSTYQTDFILVRERDLPFVTHTLSSEFTILRVVNGETVAAENLGITNGFVKPKMVQRPVIHPLSSPSNRFCVTSLDPDTLPAVATLLMDVMFYSNGVKDPMAAGEDCGHIRFFSFSLIEGYISLVMDVQTQQRFPSNLLFTSASGELWKMVRIGGQPLGFDECGIVAQISEPLAAADIPAYYISTFKFDHALVPEENISAVISALKVSQAEKH